One genomic window of Gossypium hirsutum isolate 1008001.06 chromosome D11, Gossypium_hirsutum_v2.1, whole genome shotgun sequence includes the following:
- the LOC107912400 gene encoding uncharacterized protein, translated as MQSSTALEPLLFTAHLSTMLKLLNKRIKRLCSRLRWPIRRRSRSVVVIRRLGKLNSKARTDSITKDRAIVVNGSSKVHQDGHLGGLVNSSRPIRVATFNASLFSMAPAMPKADKSSSFDYDNGGFVDGGRSMDLGLRAKSTNDRPKSILKQSPLHPSSMNDKENLSQQQKFVKSKLRVSINLPDNEISLLRNRQLSFAEQGKDGSSSAAAGKAWRGKAPLRSAVTFPTNMGNGIEGCESYRSRKTVLEVLRELDADILALQDVKAEEEKAMKPLSDLAAALGMNYVFAESWAPEYGNAVLSKWPIKRWKVQKIFDDTDFRNVLKATIDVAETGEVDFHCTHLDHLDENWRMKQINAIIQSNDGPHILAGGLNSLEETDYSKERWTDIIKYYEEMGKPIPKVEVMKFLRNEQYTDAKDFAGECEPVVVIAKGQSVQGTCKYGTRVDYILASPNSPYKFVPGSYSVLSSKGTSDHHIVKVDMTKVNDNFEENVSRKRRQPKQKQKVLKITNGSPSPLKCMWKTHT; from the exons ATGCAATCTTCAACAGCTTTAGAACCCCTTTTGTTTACCGCTCACTTATCCACCATGCTCAAACTCCTTAACAAGAGAATCAAGCGCCTCTGTTCTCGCCTCCGGTGGCCGATTCGCCGCCGGTCTAGGTCTGTGGTTGTCATCAGAAGGCTTGGAAAATTAAACTCCAAGGCTCGTACTGATAGTATCACCAAGGATCGTGCTATTGTCGTCAATGGATCTTCAAAAGTTCACCAAGATGGCCATTTGGGTGGTTTAGTAAACTCGTCGAGACCTATACGTGTAGCGACTTTCAATGCTTCCCTGTTTTCTATGGCTCCTGCAATGCCTAAAGCAGATAAGTCTTCAAGTTTTGACTATGACAATGGTGGTTTTGTTGATGGTGGGCGCTCCATGGATCTTGGTTTACGCGCAAAGTCTACAAATGATCGCCCGAAAAGTATACTAAAGCAGTCTCCCCTGCATCCGAGTTCCATGAACGACAAAGAGAATCTCTCCCAGCAGCAAAAATTCGTGAAATCCAAGTTAAGGGTGTCTATCAACTTGCCAGATAATGAGATTTCTTTATTGCGAAATCGACAACTGAGCTTTGCGGAGCAGGGAAAGGATGGCTCTTCGAGTGCTGCTGCGGGTAAAGCTTGGAGAGGTAAAGCCCCGTTGAGATCAGCAGTGACTTTTCCGACGAATATGGGAAACGGAATAGAAGGTTGCGAGAGTTATAGAAGCAGAAAGACAGTGCTTGAAGTCCTGAGGGAGTTAGATGCTGATATATTAGCTCTGCAAGATGTGAAAGCTGAGGAAGAAAAAGCAATGAAGCCATTGTCTGATTTAGCTGCTGCTTTGGGGATGAACTACGTATTTGCTGAGAGTTGGGCACCTGAATATGGCAACGCCGTGCTCTCCAAGTGGCCCATTAAGCGCTGGAAAGTGCAGAAAATCTTTGATGATACAGATTTCAG GAATGTGTTGAAGGCAACTATCGATGTAGCCGAGACCGGAGAAGTTGACTTCCATTGCACACACCTTGATCATCTGGATGAAAACTGGCGCATGAAGCAGATAAATGCAATAATTCAATCAAATGATGGTCCACACATTTTAGCTGGTGGCCTCAATTCCTTGGAAGAAACCGATTACTCCAAAGAAAGGTGGACCGATATTATAAAG TATTATGAAGAGATGGGGAAACCAATACCAAAAGTTGAAGTGATGAAGTTTTTGAGGAACGAACAATACACTGATGCTAAGGACTTTGCAGGGGAGTGTGAGCCTGTAGTTGTGATTGCCAAAGGCCAAA GTGTACAGGGAACGTGCAAGTATGGAACTCGGGTAGACTACATACTGGCATCACCAAATTCACCATACAAGTTTGTTCCAGGGTCGTATTCGGTCCTGTCATCAAAAGGGACTTCAGATCATCATATAGTAAAAGTTGATATGACAAAAGTAAATGATAATTTTGAAGAAAATGTCAGTAGAAAGAGACGGCAACCAAAACAGAAACAGAAAGTTTTAAAGATTACAAATGGTTCTCCTTCTCCATTAAAATGCATGTGGAAAACACATACATGA
- the LOC107912398 gene encoding receptor-like cytosolic serine/threonine-protein kinase RBK2 has translation MEKKVDTCSPTGVLEDFFRTEEFETSCSSKPSTADSANEGSSKQSSRWREFAQFFGYKLKKPLSNFRPLGSLRLSLRRSSSMRDNVTVSSDFLANNTNSYNLKSPVKVFTLSELQIATKNFSSENLIGKGGYAEVYKGSLQNGQLVAIKRLTKGTPDDIIGDFLAELGVMAHVNHPNTAKLIGYGIEGGMHLVLDLSPNGSLASLLYGSKEKLKWDIRFKIAQGAAEGLRYLHEGCKRKIIHRDIKAANILLTKDFEPQICDFGLAKWLPENWTHHTVSKFEGTFGYLAPEYLMHGIVDEKTDVFAFGVLLLELVSGRRALDYSQQSLVLWAKPLLKKNDIRELIDPAIGEEYNLRQMNLVLLAASLCIHRSSIRRPRMNQVVQLLNGNLNSLKSMRKCRIPFFRKAFPEEALNAEEISLAKT, from the exons ATGGAGAAGAAAGTGGATACATGTTCACCAACAGGGGTTCTTGAGGATTTCTTCAGGACTGAAGAATTCGAAACCAGTTGTTCTTCTAAACCATCCACCGCAGACTCAGCCAATGAGGGAAGCTCGAAACAAAGCTCTCGATGGCGTGAATTCGCACAATTTTTTGGTTATAAATTGAAGAAACCATTATCCAATTTCCGTCCCCTTGGATCTTTGAGGCTCTCATTGAGGAGGAGCAGTAGTATGAGAGACAACGTCACCGTTTCATCGGATTTTCTTGCCAACAACACCAATTCATATAATCTCAAGTCTCCGGTGAAGGTTTTCACTCTTTCCGAGCTTCAAATTGCCACCAAAAACTTCAGCAGTG AGAATCTTATTGGAAAGGGGGGTTATGCTGAAGTTTACAAAGGGAGTTTACAAAACGGGCAGCTGGTTGCCATTAAACGTCTAACAAAGGGCACACCCGATGATATAATAGGGGATTTCTTGGCAGAGCTTGGGGTTATGGCTCATGTGAACCATCCCAACACAGCTAAGTTAATCGGCTATGGCATTGAAGGTGGAATGCATCTTGTCCTCGACTTGTCTCCAAATGGGAGCTTAGCTTCTCTTCTTTATG GTTCAAAGGAGAAACTGAAATGGGACATCAGGTTTAAAATAGCTCAAGGCGCAGCTGAAGGCTTAAGATATCTTCACGAGGGTTGTAAGAGAAAAATCATCCACAGAGATATCAAGGCCGCAAATATTTTGCTCACCAAGGACTTTGAACCTCAG ATTTGTGACTTTGGGCTTGCAAAATGGCTACCAGAGAATTGGACTCACCATACAGTTTCTAAATTCGAAGGGACATTTGG cTATCTGGCTCCCGAGTACTTAATGCATGGCATAGTGGATGAAAAAACTGATGTTTTTGCCTTTGGTGTACTGTTGCTTGAACTAGTCTCTGGACGCCGAGCTTTGGATTACTCTCAGCAAAGCCTTGTATTGTGG gCAAAACCGTTGCTGAAAAAGAATGATATTAGAGAGCTAATCGATCCTGCCATCGGGGAAGAATACAATTTGCGACAAATGAACCTTGTCCTCTTGGCTGCTTCTTTATGCATTCATCGCTCTTCGATTCGACGCCCTCGAATGAATCAG GTTGTACAGCTTCTTAATGGCAACCTCAATAGCTTAAAGAGCATGAGAAAATGTCGGATCCCGTTCTTCAGAAAAGCATTCCCTGAAGAGGCATTGAATGCAGAAGAAATAAGCTTAGCCAAGACTTGA
- the LOC107912399 gene encoding probable LRR receptor-like serine/threonine-protein kinase RKF3, with protein sequence MFLNLHLLFFLFFILPSFPSLLAQSVHVSSCPLNVSILNPVFSDSSRPRSSMECHHIRQGLRLLLSDYLRRTGYFFPPANTSESCWQSYQSLVPDFDIRSSCGFQTAWISQGCMNLTTKVEFEALIPNTTLDDVVSNCNQSLQGSACASCTTSLSNLQTSYLTDNSIANVSDCSAYPSIYAAAVANYLGPTDEGTASCIFSIQLSDNHGSKGKSEQRGVILGVLIGVGVGLVVLIGGSWFVYRKYQDSKRQKGRDRIRSLEMGSLGGSGLASFSESTHLVKFTFDEIKEATRNFSRDNMIGKGGYGNVYKGYLPDGSEVAFKRFKNCSAAGDANFTHEVEVIASVRHVNLVALRGYCTATPTTPLEGHQRIIVCDLMKNGSLHDHLFDSMERRLSWPLRQKIALGTARGLAYLHYGAQPAIIHRDIKASNILLDEKFEAKVADFGLAKFTPEGMTHLSTRVAGTKGYVAPEYALYGQLTERSDVYSFGVVLLEMLSGKKALTMSDDNQPSLVADWAWSLVRNGKTLDVIEDGMPELGPPEVLEKYVLIAVLCSHPELLCRPSMDQVVKMLETDISVHSIPERPIPLVAPISDIEKSISSNGSSQLSSSAGYRTFTYESSHHSTSKEEGISSGFFE encoded by the coding sequence ATGTTCTTAAACCTTCATcttctcttcttcctcttcttcatcTTACCTTCCTTCCCATCTCTCCTCGCTCAAAGCGTCCACGTTTCATCATGTCCCTTAAACGTATCCATCCTCAACCCCGTCTTCTCCGACTCCAGCCGACCCCGCTCTTCCATGGAGTGCCACCACATCCGCCAGGGTCTTCGTCTCCTCCTCTCCGACTACCTCAGGCGCACCGGCTACTTCTTTCCGCCTGCAAACACCTCCGAGTCGTGTTGGCAGTCTTATCAGTCCCTCGTCCCCGACTTCGACATCCGTTCCTCGTGCGGTTTCCAAACTGCTTGGATTTCCCAAGGTTGCATGAACTTAACCACCAAGGTTGAGTTCGAAGCTTTGATCCCCAACACTACGTTAGACGACGTCGTTTCCAATTGTAACCAGTCCTTGCAGGGTTCCGCTTGTGCTTCCTGTACTACAAGCTTGTCCAATTTGCAAACTTCGTACTTGACGGATAATTCGATCGCAAACGTCTCTGACTGTTCGGCCTACCCTTCTATTTATGCAGCTGCTGTTGCCAACTACTTGGGACCAACTGATGAAGGTACGGCCTCTTGTATATTTTCAATTCAGCTCAGTGATAATCATGGTAGCAAAGGTAAGAGTGAGCAAAGAGGTGTGATTTTGGGTGTGTTAATAGGGGTCGGTGTCGGTTTAGTCGTTTTGATTGGTGGGTCTTGGTTTGTTTATAGAAAATATCAGGATTCAAAGAGGCAGAAAGGGAGGGATAGGATCAGGAGCCTTGAGATGGGTAGTTTAGGTGGTTCAGGGTTGGCTTCATTTAGTGAAAGTACTCATTTAGTTAAGTTTACGTTCGATGAGATTAAGGAAGCCACTAGGAACTTCTCTAGAGATAACATGATTGGGAAAGGAGGCTATGGGAACGTGTACAAGGGTTACTTGCCTGATGGCTCTGAGGTTGCTTTCAAAAGGTTCAAGAATTGTTCTGCGGCTGGTGATGCCAATTTTACACATGAAGTTGAGGTTATTGCTAGTGTTAGGCATGTGAATCTTGTTGCTTTAAGGGGATACTGTACAGCTACGCCCACGACCCCATTAGAGGGTCATCAGAGGATCATTGTTTGTGATTTAATGAAGAATGGCAGTTTACATGATCATCTGTTTGATTCCATGGAAAGGAGACTTAGTTGGCCTCTTCGTCAAAAGATTGCGCTAGGGACAGCTAGAGGACTGGCTTATTTGCACTATGGGGCACAACCAGCAATCATTCATAGGGATATCAAAGCGAGTAATATTcttttggatgagaaatttgaggCCAAGGTAGCAGATTTTGGTCTTGCAAAGTTTACACCAGAGGGGATGACACATTTGAGCACCAGGGTAGCTGGAACAAAGGGATATGTCGCCCCTGAGTATGCATTGTATGGGCAATTGACTGAGAGGAGTGACGTGTATAGCTTTGGTGTAGTGCTTCTTGAGATGTTGAGTGGAAAGAAGGCGCTCACTATGAGTGATGACAATCAACCTTCTCTAGTGGCTGATTGGGCCTGGTCATTGGTGAGGAATGGGAAAACTTTAGATGTTATTGAAGATGGCATGCCAGAGTTGGGGCCACCAGAAGTTCTGGAGAAGTATGTATTGATAGCAGTTCTTTGCTCTCATCCGGAGTTACTATGCCGGCCATCCATGGATCAGGTTGTTAAAATGTTGGAAACAGACATTTCTGTTCACTCAATCCCTGAGCGGCCTATTCCTCTGGTAGCTCCTATAAGTGACATTGAGAAATCTATAAGCAGTAATGGCTCTAGTCAGCTCTCAAGTTCAGCTGGTTATCGGACGTTTACTTATGAAAGTAGTCATCATTCTACCAGTAAGGAGGAAGGGATAAGTTCAGGCTTTTTTGAATAG
- the LOC107910947 gene encoding putative E3 ubiquitin-protein ligase RF298, translating into MYYRSRRDNSRIINGSKSVVCTTNTALASSSSSSENKHVPKSEGRISKSSKTPDHGVEKKPTPKAKGITCISSRSIDYFAGILYEKSLGKYIPQDETDKLILKLVPRLQELQNELHSWTQWTNQKVKQAICRLSKDQDEIKSLRQEKEEAGQFKMEKKIMGESTMKRLSEIEFSLNNTTNQVQDANSKGQKLEAAASASSCQEALERERKALKDVQSWDTQRSLYQRSRKQLSCKGKWARLKDPTIKLRNNEILQMLWKRERMTMEKFLAQAASIRKERECLEAAGKLCFEETDVASGQCSSINERNQIPVFSKGVVDINDYPGSGGLKWERECVMCLSKEKIVVFLPCVHQTEPQMNAAEPCDNSSCMHHKCSDKIFSFGLLQLPAAGQDMVTN; encoded by the exons GGATAATTCAAGAATTATCAATGGTTCTAAATCAGTAGTTTGTACCACAAATACTGCGcttgcatcatcatcatcatcttcggAAAATAAACATGTTCCCAAATCTGAAGGCAGAATCTCAAAATCTTCTAAGACACCTGATCATGGTGTAGAAAAGAAACCTACTCCCAAAGCCAAAGGCATCACTTGTATATCCTCTAGGTCAATTGATTACTTCGCTGGAATTCTATATGAAAAGTCACTGGGGAAATACATCCCACAAGATGAGACGGACAAACTGATATTGAAGCTAGTTCCAAGGTTACAGGAACTGCAGAATGAGCTACATAGTTGGACTCAATGGACAAATCAGAAGGTCAAGCAGGCTATTTGTAGGCTTAGCAAGGACCAAGATGAAATTAAATCATTGAGGCAAGAGAAGGAAGAAGCAGGACAGTTCAAAATGGAGAAGAAAATCATGGGGGAGAGCACCATGAAGAGGCTGTCTGAGATAGAGTTTTCCTTGAATAACACAACTAATCAGGTTCAGGATGCTAACTCTAAAGGTCAAAAGCTTGAG GCAGCAGCATCAGCTTCAAGTTGTCAAGAAGCATTGGAAAGAGAAAGGAAAGCACTTAAGGATGTTCAATCATGGGATACACAAAGGAGCCTGTATCAGAGAAGTAGAAAGCAGCTAAGCTGCAAAGGAAAGTGGGCAAGGCTAAAAGATCCTACAAtcaaattaag AAACAACGAAATTTTGCAGATGCTATGGAAACGGGAGAGGATGACAATGGAGAAATTTCTTGCACAGGCTGCCTCCATAAGGAAGGAAAGAGAATGCCTTGAAGCTGCAGGAAAA CTGTGCTTTGAAGAGACTGATGTTGCCAGTGGTCAGTGCTCTTCTATCAATGAGAGGAATCAGATTCCAGTTTTCTCTAAAGGGGTGGTTGACATCAACGATTATCCTGGGAGCGGAGGTTTGAAATGGGAGCGTGAGTGTGTCATGTGCTTATCAAAAGAGAAGATAGTGGTATTCCTTCCATGTGTTCATCAG ACCGAACCTCAAATGAATGCAGCAGAACCATGTGATAATTCCAGCTGCATGCACCATAAATGTTCAGATAAGATTTTCAGCTTTGGACTACTTCAACTACCAGCTGCTGGACAGGATATGGTGACCAACTGA